One window of Scheffersomyces stipitis CBS 6054 chromosome 1, whole genome shotgun sequence genomic DNA carries:
- the NEM1 gene encoding Nuclear Envelope Morphology has translation MNSLKIIVNSFDTLYPKKDYELTSSAQDLDEEDDIDDAGEINLAKADIAEPNESTTSINSNSSEQDSILRSIANLLRFAIKTILFVPNVLIVKPISFMWLLVTFPFIYTFEQLGLVNFGNKLRRNNNNISSGKIMTSSSSTPDQRSEIDDKTEILKQENILSNNIKSPTSYSKYIIPPPLRLYPLSRNPQKKRKRKTLILDLDETLIHSLSRGSPRSFNTSSSSAPKMIEIKLNNIASLYYVHKRPYCDYFLKEISKWFELQIFTASVKEYADPIIDWLESDIIDNSRKNSKHESDSEVPSKIFTRRYYRTDCTYRQGVGYIKDLSKFFAKDDELKNVIILDNSPISYALHEDNAVMIEGWINDQRDRDLLHLLPMLHSLSLCIDVRYILGLRHGEKSFER, from the exons ATGAACTCGCTTAAAATAATAGTTAACTCCTTTGATACGCTCTATCCGAAAAAGGATTACGAACTCACAAGCTCGGCTCAAGACCtcgacgaagaagatgacaTAGATGATGCTGGCGAAATTAATTTAGCCAAAGCAGACATAGCGGAGCCCAATGAAAGCACAACCAGCATCAACAGTAAT AGTTCTGAACAAGACTCGATATTGCGGTCCATCGCAAACCTTTTACGCTTTGCTATCAAGACCATTTTGTTTGTGCCCAACGTACTCATAGTGAAACCTATCAGCTTCATGTGGCTCCTTGTGACTTTCCCATTCATCTACACCTTTGAACAACTCGGACTCGTTAACTTTGGGAA TAAACTTCGTCgcaacaataataacatTAGTAGCGGTAAAATAATGACAAGCTCGTCTTCAACTCCTGACCAGCGCTCGGAAATAGACGATAAGACCGAGATCCTCAAACAGGAAAACAttctttccaacaacatcaaatCTCCAACCTCATATTCCAAATACATAATACCGCCACCATTACGATTATATCCCTTATCCAGAAATCCACAGAAGAAACGTAAGAGAAAGACTCTCATTCTCGATCTTGACGAGACGTTAATCCACTCTTTATCACGAGGTTCTCCCCGTTCTTTTAACacttcgtcgtcttcggCTCCGAAAATGATCGAAATCAAACTCAACAATATTGCATCTCTATACTACGTTCACAAACGGCCCTATTGTGACTACTTCCTCAAAGAAATCTCGAAGTGGTTTGAGCTCCAGATCTTTACGGCTAGTGTCAAGGAATACGCTGATCCAATCATTGACTGGTTGGAAAGTGACATAATAGACAACTCCCGGAAGAACTCCAAGCATGAGTCAGACTCAGAGGTTCCCAGCAAAATCTTCACCAGAAGATACTACAGAACCGATTGCACATATCGACAAGGAGTAGGATACATCAAGGATTTGTCTAAGTTCTTCGCCAAAGACGATGAGCTTAAGAACGTAATTATCCTCGACAATTCTCCCATAAGTTATGCTCTTCATGAAGATAATGCCGTCATGATTGAAGGGTGGATCAACGATCAGCGAGACCGCGATCTTTTGCATTTGTTGCCCATGCTTCACAGTTTGAGTCTCTGTATAGATGTAAGGTACATCTTGGGCTTGCGACACGGAGAGAAGTCCTTTGAAAGGTAA
- the AAT22 gene encoding Aspartate aminotransferase/Glutamic oxaloacetic transaminase AAT2/GOT1 — MTVTSKFNQLVREEPDPIVKTMSLYAQDPSPNKVDVSIGVYKSESGGPYLFPCVAEAKKILAANDPGHNYTNMQGIPEFLEGARRAAFGEKYASEGKLASLQTISGTGALHMAFLFLREAGYTNYYLGVPSWSNYVSMVEHVGGKVTTFNHYREDTKDVDFDSVVATLESAPADSVFIFQTCCHNPTGADYTQEQWTKIAELVKQRSIIPLLDTAYQGFSSGDKEKDAWAIRHFYELGIEFVVSQSFSKNLGLYGERVGAMHAVVQDKEFVPNAQSTLVALFRSECSFAPAFGARVASIVFQSPELQKVWREDVANITKRLKSVRQKVLERLTKLQTPGTWDNVIKQEGLFWYSGLTPAQNDRLISKHSVYSTSIGRVNIAGLSDANINYFCDAVDEVVRAIN; from the coding sequence ATGACCGTTacttccaagttcaaccaGTTGGTCAGAGAAGAGCCTGATCCCATTGTGAAGACTATGTCCCTTTACGCCCAAGACCCTTCTCCTAATAAAGTAGATGTTTCTATCGGAGTCTACAAGTCGGAATCCGGAGGACCTTACCTCTTCCCTTGTGTCGCGGAagcaaagaagatcttggcTGCTAACGACCCTGGTCACAACTATACCAACATGCAAGGTATTCCTGAGTTCTTGGAAGGTGCTAGAAGGGCTGCTTTTGGTGAAAAGTACGCCAGCGAAGGCAAGTTGGCTTCGTTGCAAACTATCTCTGGTACTGGTGCTCTCCACATGGCATTCCTCTTCTTGAGAGAAGCTGGCTACACCAACTATTACTTGGGAGTACCCTCTTGGTCCAACTACGTTTCCATGGTTGAACACGTAGGTGGTAAGGTCACCACCTTCAATCACTACAGAGAGGATACCAAGGACGTAGACTTTGACTCGGTTGTCGCTACCTTGGAATCGGCTCCTGCTGACTctgttttcattttccagACCTGTTGTCACAACCCCACTGGTGCTGACTACACCCAGGAACAATGGACGAAGATCGCTGAGTTGGTCAAACAAAGAAGCATTATCCCATTGCTCGATACCGCGTACCAAGGCTTCTCCTCCGGTGACAAGGAAAAGGATGCTTGGGCTATCAGACACTTTTACGAATTGGGTATTGAGTTCGTTGTTTCTCAGTCgttctccaagaacttgggcTTATATGGAGAAAGAGTGGGAGCTATGCATGctgttgttcaagacaAGGAGTTTGTGCCCAACGCTCAAAGCACCTTGGTAGCTCTCTTCAGATCCGAATGCTCGTTTGCTCCAGCTTTTGGAGCCAGGGTTGCTTCTATCGTCTTCCAATCCccagaattgcaaaaggTCTGGAGAGAAGACGTCGCCAACATCACTAAGAGATTGAAGTCTGTCAGACAGAAGGTGTTAGAAAGATTGACAAAGTTGCAAACCCCAGGCACATGGGACAACGTTATCAAGCAAGAAGGTTTGTTCTGGTACTCAGGCTTAACTCCAGCCCAGAATGATAGACTTATCTCGAAGCATAGCGTCTACTCCACTTCAATCGGAAGAGTCAACATTGCTGGTTTGTCCGATGCCAATATCAACTACTTCTGTGATGCCGTGGATGAAGTCGTCAGAGCCATCAACTAA
- a CDS encoding possible regulatory protein (conserved; contains Zn finger domain), with protein sequence MDKYLLSSPTSLSQPFEVQTCHNDLDNEDSNNNQKFHNNNFGIHNDDVENSNIHGVGSVFGSRRPFHQNTLSTSSIASMSQDPPSSQYVSTSAMAYSMPQSYSNNTLYSMESIPQLSSSASNQSLSDSPSSLQQHASSSNQKSNVAANFQPVMATPRRAGRNKSLSISSINNASANIFNTPLRSHTSSALSPVALTKVSKTPHSSKVKGHTRSRSRMSIDASNLPLSLAGVVAGKSAGSSSFSAGANANLNPFYSSSTFVSPRVSKSGDLDDFGTPLQTPGQRTSIHSNRANLASDSGTSNMSSSFFSPSNNSNSNSNSSGSNMPYVLKRHDTLDSIKIEDQEDDAIKQLKKAKSYSSIANAISAASRTTAKDSAIKRDDSFINAADLSLRLITSQIGSNATITESNENPEAISSSSTPGIFYTDTSSLQYGQNLSLADATKSYSVPNSASEYDDTYIEASHFSVTPAYRPKGVDLLSSSFTTDSNNPLDSSMAKFNKNLVKNLSQSVSTTSFTKSYPASIDLASIATAPLSRLQDASNKDLSNTSMSSQSTPPVYPGGIVTGSQPGLLPPMAAFPVSQEMYVMNGGIPLHHNGLSMVNPAPLQLDDKVEKEKAKKKHKCPMCDARFQRPEHVKRHMKSHSSEKPFECDEPECGKRFNRKDNLKAHLKKIHGRQL encoded by the exons ATGGACAAATACTTACTAAGCTCGCCAACACTGCTTTCCCAGCCGTTCGAGGTCCAGACT TGTC ACAACGACTTAGACAATGAGGACAGTAACAATAACCAAAAATTTCACAATAATAATTTCGGTATCCATAATGATGACGTTGAAAATAGTAATATTCATGGTGTGGGATCGGTGTTCGGTTCAAGAAGACCGTTTCACCAGAATACTCttctgacttcttctatagCCTCAATGAGCCAAGATCCTCCATCTTCACAATACGTATCTACACTGGCTATGGCGTATTCGATGCCTCAATCGTATTCAAACAATACTCTCTACTCTATGGAGTCCATACCACAACTTTCGCTGTCTGCTTCGAACCAATCGTTATCAGActctccttcttctcttcaacagCATGCACTGCTGCTGAACCAGAAGCTGAATGTGGCCGCAAACTTTCAGCCCGTAATGGCTACTCCTCGTCGTGCTGGACGTAATAAGTCGCTCTCTATTTCGTCTATCAACAACGCCAGTGCCAACATATTCAACACGCCTCTACGTTCCCATACATCTTCAGCATTGTCACCTGTGGCCCTAACTAAAGTCTCCAAGACTCCTCACTCTAGCAAAGTCAAAGGACACACTCGGTCCAGATCTCGGATGTCCATAGATGCACTGAATCTCCCGCTTTCATTGGCTGGGGTCGTTGCAGGTAAATCTGCTGGATCATCGTCGTTTTCGGCCGGGGCAAACGCCAACCTTAACCCGTTCTATTCCCTGTCTACTTTCGTATCTCCGAGAGTATCGAAAAGTGGCGATTTGGACGACTTTGGCACTCCACTTCAAACACCGGGTCAAAGAACTTCTATACATAGCAATAGAGCCAACTTGGCCAGCGATTCTGGAACGTCCAATATGAGCTCTTCATTCTTCAGTCCTAGCAACAACTCGAACTCCAACTCGAATAGCTCTGGCTCAAATATGCCCTACGTTCTCAAGCGTCACGATACTCTTGATTCCatcaagattgaagacCAAGAAGACGATGCTATCAAGCAGCTCAAGAAAGCTAAGTCATATTCTAGCATTGCTAATGCGATTCTGGCTGCTTCTAGAACAACAGCCAAAGACTCTGCTATTAAACGAGATGACTCCTTCATCAACGCTGCTGATCTCTCTCTTCGTCTTATAACCAGTCAGATTGGATCTAATGCTACTATCACCGAGTCTAACGAAAATCCTGAAGCGATTTCTTCCAGCTCGACCCCTGGAATTTTCTATACTGACACTTCACTGCTACAATATGGCCAAAATCTCAGTCTAGCCGATGCTACCAAGTCGTATTCGGTGCCCAACTCGGCATCAGAGTACGATGACACATACATAGAAGCTAGCCATTTCTCCGTAACACCTGCTTACCGACCAAAGGGTGTTGACTTgctactgctgctgtttACTACAGACCTGAATAATCCCTTGGACTCCAGTATGGCCAAGTTCAATAAGAATCTTGTTAAGAACTTGAGCCAGTCAGTATCAACAACATCGTTCACAAAGTCGTATCCAGCATCTATAGACTTGGCTTCTATTGCTACAGCTCCCTTGTCCCGTTTGCAGGATGCCAGCAATAAGGACTTGTCCAACACTTCGATGTCGTCGCAGTCGACTCCTCCAGTATATCCTGGCGGAATAGTGACTGGCTCACAACCAGGCTTGCTTCCGCCCATGGCAGCATTTCCAGTACTGCAAGAAATGTATGTCATGAATGGTGGCATCCCATTGCACCACAATGGACTTTCTATGGTTAATCCTGCTCCACTTCAGCTAGACGATAAGgtagaaaaggaaaaagccaagaagaaacataAATGCCCTATGTGCGATGCCAGGTTCCAGCGTCCAGAGCACGTTAAGAGACATATGAAGAGTCATTCGTCAGAGAAACCGTTTGAGTGCGACGAACCAGAGTGTGGAAAGAGGTTCAACAGAAAGGATAACCTCAAGGCACATCTCAAAAAGATACATGGAAGACAATTGTGA
- the MDH1 gene encoding mitochondrial malate dehydrogenase yields the protein MLSKIATRSFSSTAANAHKVAVLGAGGGIGQPLSLLLKLNHKVTDLALYDLRGAPGVAADVSHVPTNSTVKGYNPDQLAEALTGADVIVIPAGVPRKPGMTRDDLFNTNASIVRDLAKAAAENAPNAAVLVISNPVNSTVPIVAEVFKSKGVYNPKKLFGVTTLDVLRASRFVSEIAGTNPVNEKVTVVGGHSGITIVPLLSQTNHKDLDTETRDALIHRIQFGGDEVVQAKDGAGSATLSMAQAGARFAGAVLDGLSGEKDVIEPSFVDSPLFKSEGVEFFSSKVTLGVEGVKTVHPLGELSNHEEELVKTAKETLISNIKKGVEFVKQNP from the coding sequence ATGCTCTCTAAAATCGCTACCAGATCATTCTCTTCTACTGCTGCCAACGCACACAAGGTCGCCGTCTTGGGTGCCGGTGGTGGTATCGGTCAACCTCTTTCCctcttgttgaagttgaaccacAAGGTCACCGACTTGGCCTTGTACGACTTGAGAGGTGCTCCAGGTGTGGCTGCTGACGTTTCACACGTGCCAACCAACTCTACCGTCAAGGGCTACAACCCAGACCAATTGGCCGAAGCCTTGACCGGTGCTGACGTCATTGTCATCCCAGCCGGTGTCCCAAGAAAGCCAGGTATGACTAGAGAcgacttgttcaacaccAACGCCTCCATTGTCAGAGACTTGGccaaggctgctgctgagAACGCTCCTAACGCTGCTGTTCTTGTTATCTCCAACCCAGTCAACTCCACTGTCCCAATTGTGGCTGAAGTATTCAAGTCCAAGGGCGTTTACAACCCAAAGAAGCTTTTCGGTGTAACCACTTTGGACGTGTTGAGAGCCTCTAGATTTGTTTCCGAAATTGCCGGAACCAACCCTGTCAACGAAAAGGTCACCGTTGTCGGTGGTCACTCCGGTATCACCATTGTGCCACTTTTGTCTCAAACCAACCACAAGGACTTGGACACTGAAACTAGAGATGCATTGATCCACAGAATCCAATTCGGTGGTGACGAAGTCGTCCAAGCCAAGGATGGTGCTGGTTCTGCCACTTTGTCTATGGCCCAGGCTGGTGCTAGATTTGCCGGTGCTGTTCTTGACGGTTTGTCCGGCGAAAAGGATGTCATTGAGCCATCTTTCGTCGACTCCCCATTGTTCAAGAGTGAAGGTGttgaattcttctcttccaagGTCACCTTGGGCGTTGAAGGTGTCAAGACCGTCCACCCATTGGGCGAATTGTCCAACcacgaagaagaattggtcAAGACCGCTAAGGAGACCTTGATCCTGAACATCAAGAAGGGTGTTGAATTCGTCAAGCAGAACCCATAA
- the TFC1 gene encoding transcription factor TFIIIC — MSHEKLAEKHSMDIPHVTAVELPLVVRNVDKAIAMIGGKRHISEVINSPDKSSNLNNHTTVENTLELRLRNDPFHHPVQSSYNTSEKILLKVSVPKKALPPDYASNPDKYSVQQLVEINNNNKQTPKHRVNPVAIIDKTYSFKSIADFQISTKHNETVQEFNKSILNSNQYQTVKSYFDKHNSFTGISDYKDSGSYSLNIDHQLPPPPILSPIRFPFDYRYQKNPFTTAVKDAKSGEVKMLSTKGSVKLYTKMIDYNTNEVPQSPASELVDNLDSLVKRQLSVNSSEYSLLQCIQWLKSIFEIKPIWLRKQLEDIASDDLRRFIKQALPYVTYIYKSGPWRFCNVKFGVDPKSSTSYWIYQSEYFRIPGLKFVRSKLASRRVVPNTVVESNKHAKKGSNAVEVEVSEFLFFNGVTLPSTVTYQIGDILDLDITTIVEDHQKYFGSSFLRETPDFQDGWINRQTMEVIRRIIRYKLNRIVKEEPIDQNKIYKIMNADYVSNDEHMEPDDDDTTAVKIEEDLDTGEEDQDQEEVKDENGETEEDEASLMNKLNHLNQESSSGLAELVGFIKQDSIEKEP, encoded by the exons ATGTCTCATGAAAAACTAGCGGAGAAACACTCTATGGATATACCGCACGTGACGGCCGTAGAACTCCCCCTTGTAGTGCGCAATGTAGATAAAGCAATCGCCATGATAGGTGGAAAGCGTCACATCTCCGAAGTCATCAACAGTCCAGACAAACTGTCCAACCTCAACAACCACACCACTGTGGAAAACACGCTCGAGCTCCGGTTGCGAAATGACCCGTTCCACCACCCTGTCCAATCGCTGTACAATACTAGCGAGAAGATCTTGCTCAAGGTGTCAGTGCCAAAGAAGGCGCTTCCCCCAGACTACGCTTCCAATCCAGACAAGTACTCTGTACAACAGCTAgtagaaatcaacaataacaacaagCAAACCCCAAAACACCGCGTAAATCCAGTAGCCATCATCGACAAAACTTATCTGTTTAAGTCTATTGCCGATTTCCAGATCTCAACCAAGCACAATGAAACTGTCCAGGAGTTCAACAAAAGCATACTTAACTCAAACCAGTATCAGACAGTGAAAAGCTACTTTGACAAACACAATTCGTTCACAGGCATTTCAGACTACAAGGACTCGGGTCTGTACTCCCTTAATATTGACCACCAGTTGCCTCCTCCACCGATTTTATCACCTATTAGATTTCCATTCGATTACAGGTACCAGAAGAATCCGTTCACCACAGCAGTTAAGGATGCGAAGTCAGGCGAAGTCAAGATGCTCTCGACAAAAGGCTCGGTCAAGTTGTATACGAAAATGATAGACTACAACACTAACGAGGTTCCACAGCTGCCGGCCCTGGAACTCGTAGACAATCTAGACCTGTTAGTTAAGAGGCAGCTTTCAGTTAATAGCTCAGAATACTCGCTTCTCCAGTGTATCCAGTGGTTGAAGAGCATATTTGAGATAAAGCCCATCTGGCTCCGGAAGCAATTGGAAGATATCGCGTCTGACGATTTGCGTAGATTCATCAAACAGGCTCTCCCGTATGTAACGTATATCTACAAGTCGGGTCCGTGGCGATTCTGTAACGTCAAGTTTGGAGTTGATCCGAAGAGCAGCACCTCATACTGGATCTACCAGAGCGAGTACTTCCGGATCCCTGGGTTGAAGTTTGTGAGGTCCAAGCTAGCTTCGCGTAGAGTAGTACCCAACACGGTCGTAGAATCCAACAAACACGCCAAAAAGGGTCTGAATGCTGTTGAAGTCGAAGTGTCCgagtttctcttcttcaacggTGTTACTTTGCCATCTACTGTAACATACCAAATAGGCGATATACTAGACTTGGACATTACCACCATCGTTGAAGACCACCAGAAGTACTTTGGAAGCTCCTTTTTGCGTGAAACTCCTGATTTCCAGGACGGTTGGATCAACAGACAGACAATGGAGGTGATTCGCAGAATTATCCGCTACAAACTTAACAGAATCGTCAAGGAAGAACCAATAGACCAGAATAAAATCTACAAGATAATGAACGCAGATTATGTCCTGAATGATGAGCATATGGAGCCAGACGACGACGATACAACTGCAgtgaaaatagaagaagacttggacACAGGA gaagaagatcagGACCAAGAAGAGGtaaaagatgaaaatggagaGACGGAAGAAGACGAGGCCAGCTTGATGAACAAACTCAACCATTTGAACCAGGAGTCTTCCAGTGGACTAGCGGAACTTGTAGGCTTTATCAAGCAAGACTCGATAGAGAAGGAGCCTTAA
- a CDS encoding predicted protein encodes MTKATEAGLTLFAVTAVYFALYSGVIPTGQKIHDEILPYLPWWALVTFGSYALATLGWGVFTFKDKEDKYKELLVQIDEAKKFYKSKGLDLD; translated from the coding sequence ATGACCAAGGCCACTGAAGCTGGATTGACTTTATTTGCCGTGACGGCAGTATATTTTGCCTTATATAGTGGAGTTATTCCCACTGGACAAAAGATCCATGATGAGATTCTCCCATACTTGCCATGGTGGGCCCTAGTGACTTTTGGATCCTATGCTTTGGCCACTTTGGGCTGGGGTgttttcactttcaaagACAAGGAAGACAAGTACAAGGAGTTGTTGGTTCAAATTGACGAGGCCAAGAAGTTCTACAAGTCCAAGGGTCTTGACTTGGATTAG
- a CDS encoding predicted protein, giving the protein KQYAFYDLVLRTPSHPSHPIEASMMSASDYQELKKTSKTTFEGNYNLHELTREEKIARVFGNRIKGEAPRSSSRLLRGEPKVIAGVTVPERPIEPDNCCMSGCINCVWELFNDDVKDWNQKRKLAAEKLVLAGGRWPDNFHAPLKYLKSENYPLSQSSISTDMDESKEPQDAEDESWQGVPVAIRVFAETERLLKVRKAEREARKSEQTASA; this is encoded by the coding sequence AAGCAATATGCGTTTTACGACTTGGTGCTCAGAACTCCATCGCACCCTTCGCACCCCATAGAAGCCAGTATGATGTCAGCACTGGACTATCAAGAACTCaagaaaacttcaaaaactACTTTTGAAGGCAACTACAATTTACATGAGCTTACACGAGAAGAGAAAATTGCAAGAGTTTTTGGAAACAGAATCAAAGGAGAAGCTCCTCGTTCCTCTAGTAGACTTCTTCGAGGAGAACCTAAAGTTATCGCAGGTGTTACTGTGCCAGAAAGACCCATAGAGCCTGATAATTGCTGTATGAGTGGCTGTATCAACTGTGTGTGGGAGCTATTCAACGACGATGTCAAGGATTGGAACCAGAAACGTAAGCTtgctgctgaaaaattagtGCTTGCAGGAGGAAGGTGGCCCGATAATTTCCATGCCCCATTGAAGTACCTTAAATCTGAAAACTACCCGTTATCACAGCTGCTGATTCTGACAGACATGGATGAAAGTAAAGAGCCGCAAGACGCTGAAGACGAAAGCTGGCAGGGTGTGCCTGTGGCCATTCGTGTCTTTGCTGAAACAGAGAGACTCTTGAAGGTAAGGAAAGCAGAGAGAGAAGCACGTAAATCAGAACAAACAGCTTCTGCGTAG
- the SUL3 gene encoding putative sulfate transporter, which translates to MNPDETTRLLRNANSSPVPAIRLESGPTASRLPSRPPLFSIPSSQSVRSYKSLNTVNDPIVDSYLNANSNSNSNINNAGYGANNSDDSSSIARFNVFKNASSDFDFKAYVAYYLPILNWLPNYDAKNSLLGDTLAGLSLASFQMPLVMSIATSLAHLPPVTGLYSIIAGATVYAIFGCVPVLVVGPSPSSAIIYGQVIEQIRHAGLFESFTQLELSSAMSFSLSAVLLGAGFLRFGYLDNVLSRALLKGFIAAMGFIMIINEFSSELGMLELSKTQPHLTNVDKVMFVVRNWRKTHVLSACISGITLAIVLAVRYVKGILVSKHNFKSAVYFPELMLMVVITTILCRYYRWDLQGVDIVGDIASGSSASLHIINPIDVSKLALYKHTFHAAFLCTILGYFDSTTATKALGAKYNYNVSSNRELIALGSTNLVVSLVSGMPSFGAFGRSKINLLAGATTPMAGLIMAAVTLLTISYLLPLIRFLPECVLALTTTIIGITVLQEVPHDLQFFWNIRGYDELTVFFLVMLTTVFWSAQAGLTLGVLVAIARVIKHSSRSRIQIMGRVPNTNVFRNADTLIEESFAAFDESVGSTVNSPNIPDFHTSSTDKYSALVDEIEQIEGVLLIKIPEPLNFANVSNLKSKLSRIEKYGTLLVHPSQPTRRDFNNNTIKFIIFDCKGMNSIDSSATQVLYEVVRKYTQEDKINVCFSRVPADAVVRDKFRMSGITEMINGSYHSYSVTRSNNSLTNMSSLEFSYPVSLSGMGDGFFLSIDQALKSIDLQNV; encoded by the exons ATGAACCCAGACGAAACTACACGGCTACTCCGTAATGCGAACTCATCTCCAGTTCCAGCTATCCGACTAGAGTCTGGGCCAACAGCTTCTCGACTTCCATCCAGACCACCACTTTTTTCTATTCCTTCGTCGCAATCTGTGCGCAGCTACAAATCGTTGAACACCGTTAATGATCCCATAGTTGATTCCTACCTCAATGCCAATTCGAACAGCAATAGCAATATAAACAACGCTGGCTATGGAGCCAATAACAGCGATGACTCTTCGTCCATTGCTCGGTTCAATGTCTTCAAAAACGCCAGTTCCgactttgatttcaaagCCTACGTCGCTTACTATTTGCCGATCCTTAATTGGTTGCCCAACTACGATGCCAAAAACAGTTTGCTTGGAGACACCCTTGCCGGACTCTCGTTGGCATCTTTTCAGATGCCTCTTGTAATGTCTATAGCTACCTCACTAGCCCATTTACCGCCTGTGACTGGTCTCTACTCAATAATTGCAGGAGCCACGGTTTATGCCATTTTTGGCTGTGTTCCAGTTCTAGTCGTCGGACCATCGCCGTCTTCAGCTATTATATATGGCCAGGTCATAGAGCAGATCCGCCATGCTGGCCTCTTTGAGTCGTTTACTCAGTTAGAGTTGTCATCTGCGATGTCATTTTCTCTAAGTGCTGTGCTTCTTGGAGCTGGGTTTCTTCGTTTTGGTTACTTAGATAATGTTCTTAGTAGAGCCCTTCTCAAGGGATTCATTGCTGCCATGGGCTTTATTATGATCATAAATGAGTTTAGCTCAGAGTTGGGCATGCTCGAGTTATCTAAGACTCAGCCTCATCTCACCAACGTCGATAAGGTCATGTTTGTAGTTCGCAACTGGCGCAAAACACATGTTCTTTCAGCTTGCATTTCAGGTATCACTCTCGCTATTGTTCTTGCTGTAAGATATGTAAAGGGCATTCTAGTCAGTAAACATAATTTTAAACTGGCTGTGTACTTTCCGGAACTAATGTTGATGGTCGTGATCACAACTATTCTTTGTCGGTACTATCGTTGGGACTTGCAAGGAGTCGACATCGTTGGTGATATTGCTAGCGGCTCTTCAGCATCTTTACATATCATCAATCCTATCGATGTCAGCAAATTGGCATTGTACAAACATACTTTCCACGCTGCATTTTTGTGCACCATATTGGGCTACTTCGACTCCACCACTGCAACCAAAGCATTGGGAGCAAAGTACAACTACAATGTTTCATCCAACCGTGAGTTGATAGCCTTGGGTTCAACTAATCTTGTTGTCAGTTTGGTTAGTGGTATGCCTTCCTTTGGTGCCTTTGGAAGATCCAAAATCAATTTGTTAGCTGGTGCAACTACACCTATGGCAGGTCTCATTATGGCCGCAGTAACTTTATTGACCATTTCATATCTCTTGCCGCTTATTCGCTTTCTTCCTGAGTGTGTATTGGCATTAACAACGACAATAATTGGTATTACCGTTTTGCAAGAGGTCCCACAcgatcttcaattcttctggAACATCCGAGGCTACGATGAGCTCACAGTATTTTTTCTCGTCATGTTGACTACAGTATTCTGGAGTGCTCAAGCGGGCTTGACACTAGGGGTATTGGTTGCCATCGCAAGAGTTATAAAACACAGCAGCCGATCGAGGATACAAATTATGGGTAGAGTACCTAACACCAACGTATTCAGAAATGCTGATACTTTGATAGAAGAAAGCTTTGCGGCATTTGACGAATCTGTTGGAAGCACAGTGAATTCACCGAATAT TCCCGACTTCCACACCAGCAGTACCGATAAGTATTCTGCCCTTGTGGATGAAATTGAGCAGATTGAAGGGGTTCTTCTCATAAAAATCCCTGAACCTTTGAACTTTGCTAATGTCAGCAACTTGAAAAGCAAACTTAGTCGAATCGAAAAATACGGAACATTGTTGGTGCATCCCTCGCAACCCACAAGAAGAGACTTCAATAACAATACCATCaaattcatcatcttcgATTGCAAGGGAATGAACTCTATCGACTCGTCTGCTACCCAAGTACTCTACGAAGTTGTGAGAAAGTATACCCAAGAGGATAAAATTAATGTGTGCTTCTCACGAGTTCCGGCAGATGCAGTGGTGAGAGATAAGTTTCGGATGTCGGGGATTACTGAGATGATTAATGGCAGTTACCATAGCTATAGTGTGACTCGAAGCAACAATTCCCTTACCAACATGTCGCTGCTTGAATTTTCGTATCCTGTGTCTTTGTCAGGTATGGGTGACGGATTTTTTCTCAGTATCGACCAGGCGCTCAAGTCGATCGACTTACAAAATGTATAG